Proteins from one Staphylococcus saprophyticus subsp. saprophyticus ATCC 15305 = NCTC 7292 genomic window:
- the menE gene encoding o-succinylbenzoate--CoA ligase, with translation MDFWLKQQAQQKGEHIFIDDGETQVTFATMYDRASKLACTLHQLNKKRIGFYIDNTIESVLLINAAWLAGIEAAMINTRLTRNEMIAQMDSINVDTVISMHDLELEHIQVVPFNELISVNNDKYFEEIFSLTRIASIMFTSGTTGPQKAVPQTFNNHLASALGCRESLGFNEKTKWLSVLPIYHISGLSVVLRSLIEGFTLRLESKFNTEQMLNIIKNEAPTHVSLVPQTLKWLMDAGLHRPFYIEKILLGGAKLSRNLIEQALSYDLPIYNSFGMTETCSQFLTATPEMLEHRFDTVGKPSNDVEVKIKSPNIDGHGELLIKGKNVMDGYLFPKVKMDTFEDGYFKTGDIAEIDEEGYVMIYDRRKDLIISGGENIYPFEIESVAKQFPNIEDAMCIGVEDDTWGSVPYLYYVANKDIAEEQLTVFFKEKLAKYKVPKQFQRVSRLPYTSTGKLQRTRL, from the coding sequence GTGGATTTTTGGTTAAAACAACAGGCGCAACAAAAGGGTGAACATATATTTATTGATGATGGTGAAACGCAAGTCACGTTTGCGACAATGTACGACAGAGCTTCAAAACTTGCTTGTACTTTACATCAGTTAAATAAAAAGAGAATAGGCTTTTATATTGATAATACTATTGAATCTGTTTTGCTTATTAATGCTGCTTGGCTGGCAGGGATTGAAGCAGCTATGATAAATACTCGGTTAACTCGAAATGAGATGATAGCACAGATGGATTCAATAAATGTTGATACAGTAATTTCCATGCATGATCTTGAATTAGAACATATTCAAGTTGTGCCTTTTAATGAGCTTATTTCAGTTAATAATGATAAGTATTTTGAAGAGATATTTTCATTAACGCGTATAGCATCTATTATGTTTACATCCGGTACTACAGGGCCACAAAAAGCAGTGCCGCAAACATTCAATAATCATTTGGCGAGTGCTCTTGGATGTCGAGAAAGCTTGGGTTTTAATGAGAAAACAAAATGGTTATCTGTGTTACCGATATATCATATTTCAGGATTAAGTGTCGTATTACGTTCATTAATTGAAGGCTTCACATTACGGTTAGAATCAAAATTTAATACGGAGCAAATGTTAAATATCATAAAAAATGAAGCGCCAACGCATGTATCGCTGGTGCCACAAACATTAAAATGGTTAATGGATGCTGGATTACACCGTCCATTCTATATTGAGAAAATACTGTTAGGTGGGGCTAAGCTTTCTCGTAACTTAATTGAACAAGCTTTAAGCTATGATTTACCAATATATAATTCGTTTGGCATGACAGAGACATGCTCGCAATTTTTAACGGCGACACCTGAAATGCTTGAACATCGATTTGATACTGTTGGCAAACCGAGTAATGATGTTGAAGTTAAAATTAAATCACCTAATATAGATGGACATGGAGAACTATTGATTAAAGGTAAAAATGTAATGGATGGTTATCTTTTTCCTAAAGTAAAAATGGATACATTCGAAGACGGTTATTTTAAAACTGGTGATATAGCGGAAATAGATGAGGAAGGCTACGTCATGATATACGATCGTAGAAAAGATTTAATTATTAGCGGTGGTGAAAACATATACCCATTTGAAATAGAATCTGTAGCCAAACAATTCCCTAATATCGAAGATGCTATGTGTATCGGTGTTGAGGACGATACTTGGGGTTCAGTACCTTATCTATATTATGTTGCAAATAAAGATATCGCAGAAGAACAATTAACTGTGTTTTTTAAAGAAAAACTTGCAAAATATAAAGTACCTAAACAATTTCAACGAGTATCTCGTTTACCTTACACGTCAACTGGTAAACTTCAAAGAACGCGTTTATAA
- the menC gene encoding o-succinylbenzoate synthase, with translation MKIVNMHLYDYNAKFKTPVITPKVKMNTRKALFVELITDKGKSYFGESNAFETNWYANETIEDVKHFSKLWFQQVQGKTFHSFLEIQDALTQLSNYPATRSMLVMACYQMFHVLESLNVPYGATVNGMTSRNFQQLVQTQPQRVKLKWNADILDDVEKVSQLAFRPDIAIDANESLSKVDYDKLKTLSEAQILYIEEPFKSLQHLTHFEKNELPPVAIDEKATSKSLISQAINDFGIEVVVLKPFRLGGIDKVMDLIKMLNTLDVKIVIGGMYEYGLSRYFTAMLAQYADYPSDITPEGYYYKVDMINQAGILKGGSIYFEPPVVNHKILNFIC, from the coding sequence ATGAAAATAGTTAACATGCATTTGTATGATTATAATGCAAAATTTAAAACACCTGTCATTACCCCTAAAGTTAAAATGAATACGCGCAAAGCGCTTTTCGTTGAATTAATAACAGATAAAGGTAAATCATATTTTGGTGAAAGCAATGCGTTTGAAACGAATTGGTATGCAAATGAAACAATAGAGGATGTAAAACATTTTTCAAAACTATGGTTTCAACAGGTTCAGGGTAAAACGTTTCATTCTTTTTTAGAAATTCAAGATGCATTAACGCAATTATCTAATTATCCTGCAACACGTAGCATGTTGGTGATGGCTTGTTATCAAATGTTTCATGTTTTAGAATCATTGAATGTGCCTTATGGCGCGACAGTTAATGGCATGACTTCAAGAAATTTTCAACAACTTGTTCAAACGCAACCGCAACGCGTAAAGCTTAAATGGAATGCTGATATCTTAGATGATGTGGAAAAGGTGTCACAATTAGCTTTTCGACCTGATATAGCCATCGATGCGAATGAATCATTAAGCAAAGTAGATTATGATAAATTAAAAACACTAAGTGAAGCGCAAATATTATATATTGAGGAACCTTTTAAGTCACTACAACATTTAACACATTTTGAAAAAAATGAACTACCACCCGTTGCGATTGACGAGAAAGCGACATCTAAATCACTTATTTCACAAGCTATTAATGATTTTGGCATTGAGGTCGTTGTGTTAAAACCATTTAGATTGGGTGGCATAGATAAAGTGATGGATTTGATAAAAATGCTCAATACTCTAGATGTGAAAATCGTGATAGGTGGTATGTATGAATATGGCCTAAGTAGGTATTTTACAGCGATGTTAGCACAATATGCTGATTATCCTAGTGATATTACACCAGAAGGTTATTACTACAAGGTAGATATGATTAATCAGGCAGGTATATTAAAAGGAGGCTCAATTTATTTTGAGCCTCCAGTGGTAAATCATAAGATATTGAATTTTATTTGTTAA
- the yidD gene encoding membrane protein insertion efficiency factor YidD, with amino-acid sequence MKTIFLGLIHIYQRFISPLTPATCRFYPTCSEYTREAIVVYGPFKGTWLGIKRISKCHPLHKGGFDPVPLKKTKHKKDKNINK; translated from the coding sequence ATGAAAACTATATTTCTAGGACTTATCCATATATATCAACGCTTTATATCACCATTAACCCCTGCAACTTGTCGTTTTTATCCAACCTGTTCTGAATATACTAGAGAAGCCATAGTAGTGTATGGTCCCTTCAAAGGCACATGGTTAGGTATTAAAAGAATTTCAAAATGTCACCCGCTTCATAAAGGTGGCTTTGATCCCGTACCGCTAAAGAAAACAAAGCATAAAAAAGATAAAAACATTAACAAATAA
- the ytkD gene encoding RNA deprotection pyrophosphohydrolase: protein MYVKFKDKENDDVYLTFKKKVDYANGNHVLIIPKYKGSLLFTKHKIRGIEFPGGKREKGEASETAAAREVFEETGATIKYCEYIAQYKVDRQIGMSFTKDVFMVEIEAITEQPDYFETDGPLLYKSLSEIPEDKKSYLLKDPAILQCLERVIELGFYS, encoded by the coding sequence ATGTATGTGAAGTTTAAAGACAAAGAAAATGACGATGTGTACCTAACATTTAAAAAGAAAGTAGATTATGCCAACGGTAATCATGTACTTATAATCCCTAAATATAAGGGTAGCTTGTTATTCACAAAACATAAAATACGTGGTATTGAATTTCCGGGTGGTAAAAGAGAAAAAGGTGAGGCGAGTGAAACTGCTGCAGCACGAGAAGTCTTTGAAGAAACTGGCGCAACGATTAAATACTGTGAATACATAGCGCAATATAAGGTTGATCGTCAAATTGGAATGTCCTTTACTAAAGATGTCTTTATGGTGGAGATAGAAGCTATCACTGAGCAACCAGATTATTTTGAAACGGATGGACCACTATTGTATAAATCATTATCTGAGATTCCAGAAGATAAAAAAAGTTACTTATTGAAAGATCCAGCAATATTACAATGTTTAGAGAGAGTGATTGAACTTGGATTTTATTCATAA
- a CDS encoding alpha/beta hydrolase family protein gives MDFIHKKRMPVESNSHIFDEVIYRVDHLNVKGLLMTPHAKVQRIVLYLRGGKGQVGKVRTGRLMQFADEHTLVFGPYYRGNNGSEGKDEFYGSDLHDVTVAIRLLHQKYPGIPIHMIGFSRGGLQGLLTFQDLPVTSYIIWGGVSDINLMYEERIDLRGMLKRMIGHPKKNIEAYKRRDAIAQIKNTSPPIFIVHGGKDKQVGIHNAYYLVEQLEKIGATFRTYYQMSEGHVPRPFALKDTLLEIKQWMDDVEQNKLKDQYDR, from the coding sequence TTGGATTTTATTCATAAAAAGAGAATGCCGGTTGAATCAAATAGCCATATATTTGATGAAGTAATCTATAGAGTAGATCATTTAAATGTTAAGGGGCTGCTGATGACACCTCATGCAAAAGTGCAGAGAATTGTTCTATATTTACGAGGTGGTAAAGGGCAAGTAGGTAAGGTGAGAACGGGAAGATTGATGCAATTTGCGGATGAACATACATTGGTCTTTGGACCTTATTATAGAGGTAATAATGGTAGCGAAGGCAAAGATGAGTTTTATGGTTCGGATCTGCATGACGTTACAGTTGCGATACGTTTGTTACATCAAAAGTATCCTGGTATTCCCATTCACATGATTGGTTTTTCTAGAGGTGGACTTCAAGGTTTATTAACATTTCAAGATTTACCGGTGACGAGTTATATTATTTGGGGCGGTGTCTCAGACATAAATCTGATGTATGAAGAACGCATTGATTTAAGGGGAATGCTTAAACGTATGATTGGACATCCTAAAAAGAATATAGAAGCTTATAAACGACGTGATGCTATCGCTCAAATTAAAAACACAAGCCCGCCCATATTTATAGTTCATGGGGGTAAGGATAAACAAGTAGGTATTCATAATGCTTACTATTTAGTGGAACAACTTGAAAAGATTGGTGCGACATTTCGTACTTATTACCAAATGTCGGAGGGACACGTACCAAGACCATTTGCGCTCAAAGATACGCTACTGGAAATTAAACAGTGGATGGATGATGTTGAACAGAACAAGCTTAAAGACCAATATGATAGATAA
- the pckA gene encoding phosphoenolpyruvate carboxykinase (ATP), with protein sequence MAVDTYTYTSKIESILDKQSSLFQLSTTQLYNKILENNEGELTELGAINAKTGKYTGRSPKDKFIVTEPSYRDDIDWGNINQPIEEEKFLNLYDKVLNYLDKKDELYVFNGYAGSDEDSQLKLTVVNELAWHNLFAQNMFIRPSTNEEAQEIKPNFTIISAPHFKADPSIDGTNSETFIITSFKHKVILIGGTEYAGEMKKGIFSVINYLLPKDDIMSMHCSANVGEKGDVALFFGLSGTGKTTLSADPTRKLIGDDEHGWNNNGIFNIEGGCYAKAINLSQKKEPQIYDAIKYGTILENVVVDEEGDVDFDDNQYTENTRAAYPIHHIDNIVTPSKAAHPNTIIFLTADAFGVLPPISKLTKDQAMYHFLSGFTAKLAGTERGVTEPEPSFSTCFGSPFLPLNAKVYADLLGNLIDKHGVDVYLVNTGWTGGKYGVGRRISLNYTRQMVNQAITGKLRDAEYVKDDMFGLDIPVEVEDVPQTLLNPINAWSKPEAYRTQAQDLINRFKSNFEKFGEDVDELAVNGGFE encoded by the coding sequence ATGGCGGTAGATACATACACTTATACAAGCAAAATTGAAAGCATTTTAGACAAGCAATCTTCATTATTTCAATTATCTACAACTCAGTTGTATAATAAAATTTTAGAAAATAATGAAGGCGAACTAACGGAATTAGGCGCCATCAATGCAAAAACTGGTAAATATACTGGTCGTTCACCAAAAGATAAGTTTATTGTCACTGAGCCATCTTATAGAGATGACATCGATTGGGGCAACATAAACCAACCTATCGAAGAAGAAAAATTTCTAAATTTATATGATAAAGTATTAAACTATCTTGATAAGAAAGATGAGCTTTATGTTTTTAACGGTTATGCAGGTAGCGATGAAGATTCACAGTTAAAACTCACTGTTGTTAATGAATTGGCTTGGCATAATTTGTTCGCTCAAAACATGTTCATCCGTCCAAGTACAAATGAAGAAGCTCAAGAAATCAAACCAAACTTCACTATTATTTCTGCACCTCACTTCAAAGCAGACCCATCCATAGATGGTACAAATTCAGAAACCTTCATTATCACATCATTTAAACATAAAGTAATCCTAATAGGTGGAACTGAATATGCTGGTGAAATGAAAAAAGGAATCTTCTCCGTAATAAACTACTTACTACCTAAAGACGACATTATGAGTATGCATTGTTCAGCAAATGTTGGCGAAAAAGGCGACGTAGCTCTATTCTTTGGTTTATCAGGTACTGGAAAGACAACACTTTCTGCTGACCCTACACGTAAACTCATCGGTGATGATGAGCATGGATGGAATAATAACGGTATCTTCAACATCGAAGGTGGCTGTTACGCAAAAGCAATTAATCTATCACAGAAAAAAGAACCACAAATTTATGATGCTATTAAATACGGAACAATTCTAGAAAACGTTGTTGTTGATGAAGAAGGCGATGTTGATTTTGACGACAATCAATACACGGAAAATACTAGAGCTGCATACCCTATTCACCACATTGATAATATTGTGACACCATCTAAAGCAGCGCATCCTAATACAATTATTTTCTTAACTGCAGATGCATTTGGTGTATTACCACCTATTTCAAAATTAACCAAAGACCAAGCGATGTATCATTTTTTAAGTGGTTTCACTGCTAAATTAGCTGGAACAGAACGAGGCGTTACTGAGCCTGAACCATCATTCTCTACTTGTTTTGGTTCCCCATTCTTACCATTAAACGCTAAAGTTTATGCTGATTTATTAGGTAACTTAATAGATAAACATGGCGTTGATGTTTACTTAGTTAACACGGGTTGGACTGGCGGAAAGTATGGCGTTGGACGTCGTATTAGCCTAAATTATACAAGACAAATGGTTAATCAAGCCATTACAGGTAAATTGAGAGATGCAGAATATGTGAAAGATGATATGTTCGGATTAGATATTCCTGTTGAAGTAGAAGATGTCCCTCAAACATTGCTCAATCCTATCAATGCTTGGAGTAAGCCAGAAGCATACAGAACACAAGCTCAAGATTTAATTAATCGTTTTAAATCTAATTTTGAAAAATTTGGAGAAGATGTTGACGAATTAGCCGTCAATGGCGGATTTGAATAA
- the metK gene encoding methionine adenosyltransferase has protein sequence MTYNKRLFTSESVTEGHPDKIADQVSDAILDEILKDDPNARVACETTVTTGMALISGEISTTTYVDIPKVVRETIKEIGYTRAKFGYDSQTMAVLTAIDEQSPDIAQGVDTALEYRDEASEAEIEATGAGDQGLMFGYATNETDTYMPLPIFLSHQLAKRLSDVRKDEILKYLRPDGKVQVTVEYDEQDKPVRIDTIVLSTQHAEDIELDQIKDDIKTHVIYPTVPESLLDEQTKFYINPTGRFVIGGPQGDAGLTGRKIIVDTYGGYARHGGGCFSGKDPTKVDRSAAYAARYVAKNIVAAQLAEKCEVQLAYAIGVAEPVSISIDTFGTGKVSEYELVEAVRKHFDLRPAGIIKMLDLKHPIYKQTAAYGHFGRTDVLLPWEKLDKVNLLKDSVKA, from the coding sequence ATGACATATAATAAAAGATTGTTTACTTCAGAATCTGTAACAGAAGGGCATCCGGACAAGATTGCTGATCAAGTATCGGATGCGATTTTAGATGAAATTTTAAAAGATGACCCAAATGCACGTGTGGCTTGTGAAACGACTGTAACCACAGGTATGGCTTTAATTTCAGGAGAAATTTCAACAACAACTTATGTTGATATACCAAAAGTAGTTAGAGAAACAATTAAAGAAATAGGTTACACACGTGCGAAATTCGGTTACGACAGCCAAACGATGGCTGTATTAACAGCAATTGACGAACAATCTCCTGACATCGCACAAGGTGTAGATACAGCTTTAGAATATCGCGACGAAGCTTCTGAAGCGGAAATTGAAGCTACGGGTGCAGGAGATCAAGGCTTGATGTTTGGTTATGCAACTAATGAAACAGATACGTATATGCCGTTACCCATTTTCTTATCACATCAGTTAGCTAAACGTTTATCTGACGTACGTAAAGATGAAATTTTAAAATACTTGCGTCCTGATGGAAAAGTTCAAGTGACAGTTGAATATGATGAACAAGATAAACCAGTTCGAATAGATACTATTGTTTTATCTACACAACATGCTGAAGATATTGAATTGGATCAAATTAAAGATGATATTAAAACACACGTTATTTATCCAACAGTGCCAGAGTCATTATTAGATGAACAGACGAAATTTTATATTAACCCAACTGGTAGATTTGTAATCGGCGGTCCTCAAGGAGATGCAGGACTAACAGGTCGTAAAATCATCGTGGACACATATGGTGGATATGCACGTCATGGTGGTGGATGCTTCAGTGGTAAGGATCCAACTAAAGTTGACCGCTCAGCTGCATATGCTGCACGTTATGTAGCTAAAAATATTGTTGCAGCTCAATTGGCTGAAAAATGTGAAGTACAATTAGCGTATGCGATTGGTGTTGCTGAACCGGTTTCAATTTCAATAGATACATTTGGTACTGGTAAAGTCAGTGAATATGAATTAGTAGAAGCTGTAAGAAAACATTTTGATTTAAGACCTGCCGGAATTATTAAAATGCTTGATTTAAAACATCCAATTTATAAACAAACAGCTGCATATGGTCATTTTGGACGTACTGATGTGCTATTACCATGGGAAAAATTAGATAAAGTTAACTTATTAAAAGATAGTGTCAAAGCTTAA
- a CDS encoding nuclease-related domain-containing protein — protein MNSFGPIEIGLIVAIVVAVICLILFIVALKSKKKAQEKVEAQYKSREQQLSDEHEEELEKERIENKKTVTKQKEEYTAVVNSKDREIDALKLFSKNQSEYVTDMRLIGIRERLVNEKRIRPEDMHIMANIFLPRNEFGDVQRISHLVLTRTGLYIIDSQLLKGHVYNGVSAAQFKEQPMMEQVFNTLDLDGQVPQTLVLDQNEDKDALSFVNYTTHLDEIERLAGDIQTELNLKFTPTTILYFNPKNDGDVTITNYAQSSNSKVLVGPEQLDEFFNKFVFHGRIQYNVEDLQRVMDEIESFN, from the coding sequence ATGAATTCATTTGGACCAATAGAGATTGGTTTAATCGTGGCAATTGTCGTAGCAGTCATTTGTTTGATTTTATTTATTGTTGCTTTAAAAAGTAAGAAAAAAGCGCAAGAAAAAGTTGAAGCGCAATATAAATCAAGAGAGCAACAACTGAGCGATGAGCATGAAGAAGAGCTAGAAAAAGAAAGAATTGAAAATAAAAAAACGGTAACAAAACAAAAAGAAGAATATACGGCTGTGGTTAATTCTAAAGATAGAGAAATTGATGCATTAAAATTATTCTCTAAAAATCAAAGTGAATATGTAACTGATATGAGATTAATAGGTATTCGCGAACGACTTGTAAATGAGAAAAGAATTCGTCCAGAAGATATGCATATTATGGCAAATATTTTTTTACCAAGGAATGAGTTTGGTGATGTGCAACGTATCAGTCACTTAGTCCTAACACGTACAGGTTTATATATCATTGATTCACAATTGCTTAAAGGTCATGTGTATAATGGCGTAAGTGCTGCACAATTTAAAGAACAGCCGATGATGGAACAAGTATTTAATACATTAGATCTTGATGGTCAAGTTCCACAAACACTTGTCTTAGATCAAAATGAAGATAAAGATGCTTTATCATTTGTTAATTACACGACGCATTTAGATGAAATTGAAAGACTTGCTGGTGATATCCAAACAGAATTAAATTTAAAATTTACACCAACAACTATCTTATACTTCAACCCTAAAAATGATGGCGATGTTACGATTACAAATTATGCACAAAGTTCAAATTCAAAAGTTTTAGTAGGACCAGAACAATTAGACGAATTCTTTAATAAATTTGTCTTTCATGGTCGCATTCAATACAATGTTGAAGACTTACAACGTGTAATGGATGAAATCGAATCATTTAATTAG
- a CDS encoding aldo/keto reductase codes for MENISFYNGNEMPIVGLGTFRVENNDECKASVKHAIESGYTHIDTAMIYENEHKVGEGIAEGLASTGLKRSDLFITSKLWLDDYGRKNVETAYETSLKKLNLDYLDLYLMHWPGTDEALMIDTWQGMEDLYKDNKVKNIGVSNFNVEHLEALLAQVSIKPVINQVEFHPYLLQESLRRYLEVQNIHMESWSPLMNAQILEDATVKSVAEEVGKSPAQVIIRWNIEHGVVVIPKSVTPSRIEENLNVFDFNLTPTQIEKLDSLNEDKRIGPDPIGYNGH; via the coding sequence TTGGAAAATATTAGTTTTTATAATGGCAATGAAATGCCTATAGTAGGTTTAGGAACGTTCCGTGTTGAAAATAACGATGAGTGTAAAGCGTCGGTTAAACATGCGATTGAGAGTGGTTATACACATATCGATACAGCCATGATTTATGAAAATGAACACAAAGTTGGCGAAGGTATTGCGGAAGGTCTTGCTTCTACAGGACTGAAAAGAAGTGATTTGTTTATTACATCAAAATTGTGGTTAGATGATTATGGTCGCAAAAATGTTGAAACTGCATATGAAACGAGTCTAAAAAAACTTAACTTAGATTATCTTGATTTGTATTTAATGCATTGGCCAGGTACTGATGAAGCTTTAATGATTGACACTTGGCAAGGGATGGAAGATTTATATAAAGATAATAAAGTGAAAAATATTGGTGTGAGTAACTTTAATGTTGAACATTTAGAAGCATTATTGGCACAGGTTTCTATAAAACCAGTCATTAATCAAGTTGAATTTCACCCATACTTGTTACAAGAATCACTAAGAAGATATTTAGAAGTACAAAATATTCATATGGAATCGTGGTCACCATTAATGAATGCACAAATCTTAGAGGATGCAACCGTTAAATCAGTAGCAGAAGAAGTTGGAAAATCACCAGCACAAGTCATTATAAGATGGAATATTGAACACGGTGTAGTAGTGATACCAAAATCAGTTACACCGTCTAGAATTGAAGAAAATTTGAATGTCTTTGATTTTAATTTAACACCAACTCAAATTGAAAAATTAGATAGCCTGAATGAAGATAAAAGGATTGGACCAGATCCAATAGGGTACAATGGTCACTAA
- a CDS encoding fluoride efflux transporter FluC yields the protein MIQCILVMLGGGIGAVIRGFVTDVFNQKFNTSLPIPTLLINVVGSFCIGLLMGMCLNINWINPFIIVGILGGLTTFSTLSSELVKLLTTPKQINLFILYSILQYGVSFVACLLGYYLF from the coding sequence ATGATTCAATGTATATTAGTTATGCTAGGCGGCGGCATTGGTGCGGTAATTAGAGGATTCGTCACAGATGTATTTAATCAGAAATTTAATACTTCCCTTCCTATACCTACACTTTTAATAAATGTAGTAGGCAGTTTTTGTATCGGACTACTTATGGGTATGTGTTTAAATATAAATTGGATTAATCCTTTTATTATCGTAGGCATACTGGGTGGATTAACTACATTTTCAACTTTGTCTTCCGAACTCGTTAAATTATTGACAACACCGAAACAAATCAATTTATTTATACTTTATTCTATTTTACAATATGGCGTTTCATTCGTAGCCTGCTTGTTGGGTTACTATCTTTTTTAA
- the crcB gene encoding fluoride efflux transporter CrcB — protein sequence MQYLFIFLGGAVGALLRYLLSFINTSFEMPIGTFIANLCGAFLMGFLGTLAIQYFNNSPMLKKGITTGFIGSLTTFSTFQFELVQFFESGSFILLIVYALTSYIFGILLCFLGVRLGAKIS from the coding sequence ATGCAATATTTATTTATTTTTCTAGGTGGTGCTGTCGGTGCATTACTAAGATATTTACTTTCATTTATAAATACATCTTTTGAAATGCCTATTGGCACATTTATTGCAAATTTATGCGGTGCATTTTTGATGGGGTTTCTTGGCACTCTAGCTATCCAATACTTTAATAATAGCCCAATGCTCAAAAAAGGTATCACAACAGGCTTTATAGGATCACTGACTACCTTCTCGACGTTTCAATTTGAACTTGTACAATTTTTTGAAAGCGGCTCTTTTATTTTACTCATTGTATATGCATTAACGAGTTACATCTTTGGTATCTTACTATGCTTCTTGGGTGTTAGATTGGGGGCTAAAATTTCATGA
- a CDS encoding transaldolase encodes MANLNVEVFADGADIEEMKAAYKNKQVDGFTTNPSLMAKAGVTDYKAFAEEAVREIPDASISFEVFADDLETMAKEAEILKQYGDNVFVKIPVVNTKGESTISLIKKLSAENVRLNVTAVYTLDQVKEITDAVTEGVPTYVSVFAGRIADTGVDPIPLMKEAAEVTHSKEGVKLLWASCREVINVIQADEVGADIITCPADVVKKVNNNLGRDIGELSVDTVQGFAKDIQSSGLSIL; translated from the coding sequence ATGGCAAATTTAAATGTTGAAGTGTTTGCAGATGGTGCAGATATTGAAGAAATGAAAGCAGCTTATAAAAACAAACAGGTTGATGGTTTCACAACTAACCCTAGTTTAATGGCAAAAGCGGGTGTAACAGACTATAAAGCTTTTGCTGAAGAAGCTGTACGTGAAATTCCTGATGCTTCTATTTCATTTGAAGTATTCGCAGATGATTTAGAAACTATGGCAAAAGAGGCTGAAATTTTAAAACAATATGGTGACAATGTATTCGTTAAAATTCCAGTTGTAAACACTAAAGGTGAATCAACAATTTCTCTAATTAAAAAATTATCAGCAGAAAACGTTCGTTTAAATGTAACTGCTGTTTATACTTTAGACCAAGTTAAAGAAATTACTGATGCTGTAACAGAAGGTGTACCAACTTATGTATCAGTTTTCGCTGGTCGTATTGCTGACACAGGTGTAGATCCTATTCCATTGATGAAAGAAGCAGCAGAAGTAACGCATAGTAAAGAAGGCGTTAAATTACTATGGGCAAGCTGTCGTGAAGTGATTAATGTCATTCAAGCAGACGAAGTCGGTGCAGATATTATCACATGTCCAGCAGATGTTGTTAAAAAAGTAAATAATAATCTTGGTCGTGATATTGGTGAATTATCAGTAGACACTGTACAAGGATTTGCTAAAGACATCCAAAGTTCTGGTTTATCTATTCTATAA
- a CDS encoding pentapeptide repeat-containing protein: MVDQTLDRLLIYGSRITNCNFTNSDLGRVDFTDVIFENCDFSNVKMEHGSLHRVIFKNCRMTGTYLKQMRLGHTSFCEVKANFVSFIDSKMDKLLFDTCQLEHGAFYESTLKQITFDETNMNHVTIHQTPLKGCDLSTSQFETIVVNKEDLVRCKVSKEQAIQFATLMGLGVVDA; encoded by the coding sequence TTGGTTGATCAAACTTTAGATAGGTTATTGATATATGGTTCACGCATCACAAATTGCAACTTTACTAATTCTGATTTAGGACGTGTAGATTTTACAGACGTGATTTTTGAAAATTGTGATTTTTCTAATGTTAAAATGGAACATGGTAGTTTACATAGAGTGATATTTAAAAATTGTCGTATGACAGGGACTTATTTAAAACAAATGAGATTGGGTCATACTTCATTTTGTGAAGTTAAAGCTAATTTTGTTAGTTTTATAGACTCTAAAATGGATAAGTTACTATTTGATACGTGTCAACTTGAACATGGTGCTTTTTATGAATCAACATTAAAACAAATTACATTCGATGAAACAAACATGAACCACGTAACAATACATCAAACGCCATTAAAAGGTTGTGATTTAAGCACATCACAATTTGAAACAATTGTCGTCAATAAAGAAGATTTAGTTAGGTGTAAGGTATCTAAAGAACAAGCAATTCAATTCGCTACATTAATGGGACTAGGTGTCGTTGATGCATAA